The Fodinibius salinus genome includes a window with the following:
- a CDS encoding DUF805 domain-containing protein, with protein MEWYMKVLRQYADFNGRARRKEFWMFTLINFLIYLGLYVLAFAVGASDPESALAAVIFGVIGLYGLGILIPSLAVSVRRLHDTGRSGWWILIQLVPAIGAIVLIVFLVQDSDTGANEYGENPKGPRTTQPL; from the coding sequence ATGGAATGGTACATGAAAGTGTTACGTCAATATGCAGATTTTAACGGGCGTGCCAGACGAAAAGAATTCTGGATGTTCACGCTGATTAATTTCTTAATCTATCTAGGATTATATGTGCTGGCATTTGCCGTGGGTGCTTCAGACCCTGAATCAGCACTTGCCGCGGTAATATTTGGAGTAATAGGTCTTTACGGATTAGGTATTTTAATACCCAGCTTAGCCGTATCTGTACGCCGCCTTCATGATACTGGTCGAAGCGGCTGGTGGATACTTATCCAACTGGTCCCCGCCATCGGTGCTATTGTGCTTATCGTCTTTCTTGTACAAGACAGTGACACCGGCGCCAATGAATATGGTGAAAATCCCAAGGGACCAAGAACAACACAGCCCTTATAA
- the era gene encoding GTPase Era produces the protein MENTENHRSGYVAIIGKPNAGKSTLMNRLLGNKISITTHKPQTTRHQIIGIHSEDELQIIFLDTPGVIDPSYELQKAMMKTVDRARTDADIILLIVDVTDYEIPGRIFKMFSSMKNKQIFLVPNKIDKVSEQEAKVVAEEIREKFDFDDTLFVSALNGEGLQKLMDTIKANITSGPPFYPKEMLSEQPVRFFVAEMVREQLFLQYHQEIPYSTTINIVQYDERDDLDYISADIVVNRESQKGILIGKGGKAIKQLGKNAREVIEKFVDKKIYLDLHVKVREKWRENPSHVRHYGY, from the coding sequence ATGGAAAATACTGAAAATCATCGATCCGGATACGTTGCAATCATCGGCAAGCCCAATGCGGGCAAGTCAACGCTGATGAACCGCCTGCTGGGCAACAAGATATCTATCACCACGCATAAACCCCAGACTACACGCCATCAGATTATAGGTATCCACTCTGAAGATGAGCTGCAAATTATTTTTCTGGATACTCCGGGCGTCATTGATCCCAGTTATGAGCTGCAAAAAGCCATGATGAAAACCGTGGATCGCGCACGTACAGATGCCGACATTATCCTGCTTATTGTGGATGTCACCGACTATGAAATACCGGGCCGCATCTTCAAGATGTTTTCGTCGATGAAAAACAAACAAATATTCTTGGTCCCCAATAAAATTGACAAAGTGTCTGAACAAGAGGCTAAGGTGGTGGCTGAGGAGATCCGTGAGAAGTTCGATTTTGATGATACGCTTTTCGTCTCAGCACTGAACGGCGAGGGACTGCAAAAACTGATGGATACTATTAAAGCAAATATCACCTCGGGCCCACCCTTTTACCCTAAGGAAATGCTCAGTGAGCAGCCGGTACGCTTTTTTGTGGCCGAGATGGTTCGCGAACAGCTTTTTCTGCAATATCACCAAGAAATCCCTTATTCAACAACAATCAATATTGTGCAGTATGACGAGCGCGATGACCTGGACTATATCAGCGCAGATATAGTGGTCAACAGGGAATCACAAAAGGGCATCCTTATTGGTAAGGGTGGAAAAGCTATTAAGCAACTGGGCAAAAACGCGCGGGAGGTTATTGAAAAGTTTGTAGATAAAAAGATCTATTTGGATCTGCATGTAAAAGTACGCGAAAAATGGCGAGAAAATCCCAGCCACGTACGACATTACGGATATTAA
- a CDS encoding putative sugar nucleotidyl transferase: MQICFFEDDRCDAFQPLTLTRPVDNLRIGIDTISEKWKKALGTSAKSRLLRTELAEVFSRGKIASNESCLWINSRYLPSDNLVERIKDLGDGQCLKHNKTIIAARVTGSDSKLWHKKNSPNFSNLFVLESPDFTSITHLWDLLQLNGQEIEQDIARYTIPKPSSGTKAGNVELQHPENIYIQEGATIESGCVLIADDGPIFIGRNATVMAGTHIRGPAAICKDAVIKMGAKIYGNTTVGPVCKVGGEVNTTIFHSYSNKGHDGFVGHSLIGQWCNLGADTNTSNLKNNYSSIRINKWSDRQEIETGQQFLGTIMGDHCKTAINTQLNTGSMCGVCCNIFSADFPPKLIPSFSWVGSNVIQTYKLDKAFEAMEAMMLRRDVPLTDEYRQMMTQIFESRTP, encoded by the coding sequence ATGCAGATATGCTTTTTTGAGGATGATAGATGTGATGCTTTTCAACCACTGACTCTTACACGTCCCGTTGACAATCTGAGAATAGGCATCGATACCATCAGCGAAAAATGGAAAAAGGCACTGGGTACCAGCGCCAAAAGCCGGTTATTGCGAACCGAACTGGCTGAAGTGTTTTCTCGCGGAAAGATAGCAAGCAACGAGTCATGTCTTTGGATTAACAGTCGTTACTTACCCAGCGATAACCTTGTTGAAAGAATTAAGGATCTTGGTGATGGCCAGTGCCTTAAACACAACAAAACCATTATTGCTGCTCGGGTAACCGGTAGTGACAGCAAACTATGGCACAAGAAAAACAGTCCTAACTTCAGCAACCTTTTTGTACTTGAATCACCGGATTTTACTTCCATTACGCATCTGTGGGACCTGCTACAACTAAATGGACAAGAAATCGAACAAGACATTGCACGCTACACTATTCCCAAACCATCTAGTGGTACCAAAGCTGGTAATGTTGAACTACAACATCCAGAAAATATTTACATCCAAGAAGGAGCCACTATTGAGTCCGGCTGTGTACTTATTGCTGATGACGGACCTATCTTTATTGGCAGAAATGCTACTGTCATGGCGGGCACTCACATTCGAGGACCGGCAGCTATTTGTAAAGATGCTGTTATCAAGATGGGTGCTAAAATATACGGAAATACTACAGTCGGTCCGGTATGCAAGGTAGGCGGTGAGGTTAATACTACTATCTTTCACTCATATTCCAATAAAGGCCATGACGGCTTTGTTGGCCACTCCCTCATTGGCCAGTGGTGTAACCTCGGAGCTGATACCAATACCTCAAACCTAAAAAATAATTACAGCTCGATCCGTATCAACAAATGGTCTGATCGCCAAGAAATAGAAACAGGACAACAATTTTTAGGCACTATTATGGGCGACCACTGCAAGACAGCAATAAACACTCAACTTAACACCGGCAGCATGTGCGGAGTATGCTGCAATATTTTCTCAGCTGATTTCCCTCCTAAGCTCATCCCCTCATTCAGCTGGGTCGGATCAAATGTGATTCAAACCTATAAGCTGGACAAAGCCTTTGAAGCAATGGAAGCGATGATGCTTCGCCGGGATGTTCCGTTGACTGACGAATATCGACAAATGATGACGCAAATATTTGAAAGCCGAACCCCCTGA
- a CDS encoding cold-shock protein: protein MAQGKIKFFDTQKGFGFIAPDDGGDDVFVHRNNVESLDYDQGLEDNEAVEFDVEETPKGLSATNVQSLDYK, encoded by the coding sequence ATGGCACAAGGCAAAATAAAATTTTTCGACACACAAAAAGGATTTGGATTTATTGCACCGGATGACGGTGGTGATGACGTCTTCGTCCACAGAAATAATGTCGAAAGTTTAGACTACGACCAAGGACTTGAAGACAACGAAGCTGTTGAGTTCGACGTTGAAGAAACTCCTAAAGGATTAAGCGCTACTAACGTTCAAAGTTTGGACTATAAGTAG
- a CDS encoding AAA family ATPase, whose amino-acid sequence MSEQTLDSNILDKLINYLEQPDFYPHDPEEVEHIQTHISHVFIVPPYVYKFKKPVDFGFLDYSTLKKRKKYCRREIDLNRRLSDDIYLGIVSIVEEDGSFKIIEEEQSDIDTVEYAVKMKLLPEEYFLHTYLEDDSLTYKHLDRVADKLADFYNNQDPDEKILQWGQVENIKVNTDENFEQTRAFIGDTIEQNSFDAIRYFTNEYFNRHQSLFEQRIEDKRIVDGHGDLHLEHIHITPDKVQIYDCIEFNERFRYGDLAVDLAFLAMDLDFNSRWQEERYFIDRMAKKLEDPDLLKIIDFYKCYRAYVKGKVKSLQSGEEEVPKEEREEAAQKAHRYFNLSLRYALLGSHPKVLVVMGRVGSGKSTMARHLAEKLNIKRYSSDRIRKQMAGLSLKERSPESKRDKVYSKEMSDKTYQKLLDNAVQSLEGGESVILDATYSKRGAREKLMKVIDESILFIETEAPDMIIKERLQARENEEGVVSDARLEDFEALANRFEEPKKIPEECMLKISTNCSVGESQKWLYKKLADINIQRG is encoded by the coding sequence ATGAGCGAGCAAACGCTGGATTCAAATATTTTGGATAAGCTCATCAATTATCTTGAGCAGCCGGACTTTTATCCTCACGATCCGGAGGAAGTAGAACATATTCAAACCCATATATCCCACGTATTTATTGTCCCGCCCTATGTCTATAAGTTTAAAAAGCCGGTCGACTTTGGGTTCCTGGATTATAGCACTCTCAAAAAGCGTAAAAAGTATTGCCGGCGCGAAATAGATCTGAACCGCCGCCTGAGCGATGATATTTATCTTGGAATAGTATCAATAGTTGAAGAGGACGGTTCTTTTAAAATCATAGAAGAAGAGCAATCAGATATAGATACAGTAGAATATGCGGTAAAAATGAAGCTGCTGCCGGAAGAGTACTTCCTGCACACCTATCTGGAAGATGATTCTTTAACCTATAAGCACTTGGATCGTGTAGCAGATAAATTGGCAGATTTTTATAACAATCAGGATCCGGATGAAAAAATCTTGCAATGGGGACAAGTAGAAAATATTAAAGTTAATACCGACGAGAATTTTGAGCAGACCAGAGCTTTTATCGGTGATACCATAGAACAAAATAGCTTTGACGCGATCCGGTACTTCACAAACGAATATTTCAACCGTCATCAAAGCCTTTTTGAGCAGCGAATAGAGGATAAACGAATAGTAGACGGGCATGGTGACCTGCACCTGGAGCATATCCATATAACGCCGGATAAAGTGCAAATATATGACTGTATCGAATTTAATGAGCGGTTTCGGTATGGCGACTTGGCTGTGGACCTGGCATTTCTGGCAATGGATTTGGACTTCAATAGTCGATGGCAAGAAGAACGCTATTTTATAGATCGGATGGCAAAAAAGTTGGAAGATCCCGACCTGCTTAAGATTATCGATTTTTATAAATGTTACCGAGCTTATGTAAAGGGTAAGGTAAAGAGTCTGCAAAGTGGAGAAGAAGAAGTACCGAAAGAAGAACGAGAAGAAGCTGCTCAAAAGGCTCATCGCTATTTTAATTTGTCTTTGCGTTATGCTCTATTGGGATCCCATCCCAAAGTATTGGTAGTTATGGGGCGGGTTGGTTCAGGCAAGAGTACAATGGCACGGCACCTGGCTGAAAAACTAAATATCAAACGATACTCCAGCGATCGAATACGAAAACAGATGGCTGGTCTCTCACTTAAAGAACGATCCCCCGAATCGAAGAGGGATAAAGTGTATTCAAAAGAGATGTCTGATAAAACATATCAGAAGCTACTGGATAATGCTGTCCAGTCATTGGAGGGAGGAGAAAGTGTAATATTGGATGCTACATATAGTAAACGAGGAGCCCGGGAAAAATTGATGAAGGTCATAGATGAATCCATTCTTTTTATTGAGACAGAAGCCCCCGATATGATTATCAAAGAACGTCTACAGGCACGAGAAAATGAAGAAGGGGTAGTATCTGATGCACGTCTTGAAGATTTTGAAGCCTTGGCTAATAGATTCGAAGAACCTAAGAAGATCCCGGAAGAGTGTATGCTAAAGATATCAACGAACTGTTCTGTGGGTGAGTCGCAGAAATGGCTCTATAAAAAGCTTGCCGATATTAATATTCAGCGGGGATAA
- a CDS encoding NlpC/P60 family protein yields MTRVQAVLVILLVGLLVGCGVVPRSSRPSGAVVSSGEVTTASPTSPSDTSQAEDSSSQPPPTMAVSSLQQVKSSLMQAYRDWEGTPYKLGGESQQGIDCSRFVHVVFDDYFGIDLPTNTKTQLNVGNSIRRAGIRSGDLVFFRTGRKTLHVGIAVNSGEFLHASTSNGVMISKLGNSYWRNRFLAARRVL; encoded by the coding sequence ATGACCCGAGTTCAGGCTGTACTTGTTATTTTGTTGGTAGGATTGTTGGTCGGATGTGGTGTAGTGCCCCGATCTTCACGCCCGTCCGGAGCTGTAGTCAGCTCGGGAGAAGTTACTACAGCTTCGCCAACATCGCCTTCAGATACGTCGCAGGCTGAAGATTCTTCCTCACAACCGCCGCCAACGATGGCTGTATCCTCGCTCCAACAAGTAAAATCATCTTTGATGCAGGCATATCGCGACTGGGAGGGTACGCCCTATAAACTTGGTGGAGAATCTCAACAAGGGATAGATTGTTCCAGGTTTGTCCATGTTGTTTTTGACGACTATTTTGGTATCGATTTGCCCACCAATACAAAAACCCAATTAAATGTTGGAAATAGCATTCGCCGGGCTGGAATACGTTCGGGAGACTTGGTTTTTTTCCGGACGGGACGCAAGACGTTGCACGTAGGTATTGCTGTTAATAGCGGTGAGTTTTTGCATGCTTCTACATCTAACGGGGTGATGATCAGTAAACTTGGGAATAGTTATTGGCGTAATCGTTTTCTTGCAGCGCGCCGAGTACTTTGA
- a CDS encoding pyridoxine 5'-phosphate synthase encodes MQLLVNVDHIATLRNARGEGYPDPIKAAGVCERAGAAGIVFHLRKDRRHIKTKDVYNLKKEVSGSLDFEMAATNEMLTISKDVDPDLITLVPESREELTTEGGLDMEVVLDDYRKRVFPAIRETDIAISLFVDPNEKDIELAAELGSDAIELHTGTYTNAKSQEEQANELDRLRTGAKLAHDLGMKVNAGHGLNLNNLGQLVETVPHLHDISIGHALVSSALYYGLENTIKKFLDIMENTSATNN; translated from the coding sequence ATGCAACTTTTGGTGAATGTTGACCATATTGCTACCCTCCGCAATGCTCGAGGCGAGGGTTATCCCGATCCCATAAAGGCCGCAGGAGTATGCGAACGGGCAGGAGCTGCAGGCATTGTATTTCACCTGCGCAAAGACCGCCGCCATATTAAAACCAAGGATGTTTATAACCTTAAAAAAGAAGTTAGCGGTTCGCTTGATTTTGAGATGGCTGCCACCAATGAAATGCTTACGATCAGCAAAGATGTGGACCCTGATTTAATAACGCTGGTACCCGAGAGTCGCGAGGAGTTGACCACCGAAGGCGGGCTCGATATGGAAGTAGTACTTGATGATTACAGGAAGCGTGTATTCCCTGCAATACGAGAAACTGATATTGCCATCAGTCTCTTTGTCGATCCCAATGAAAAAGATATTGAGCTGGCCGCCGAACTGGGCAGTGATGCCATCGAGCTACACACCGGTACCTACACCAATGCCAAATCCCAAGAAGAACAAGCCAACGAACTTGATCGGCTACGCACCGGGGCGAAATTAGCGCATGATCTGGGGATGAAGGTAAACGCCGGACACGGACTGAACCTCAACAATCTGGGGCAACTTGTGGAAACCGTCCCGCATTTGCATGATATCAGTATTGGTCACGCACTGGTTTCATCGGCACTGTATTATGGACTGGAGAATACCATTAAAAAGTTTCTCGATATTATGGAAAATACATCAGCAACAAATAACTAA
- a CDS encoding DUF3127 domain-containing protein — protein sequence MDLQVKGKVIQILEEQSGEGKNGPWKKQDFILKTQGEYGKKICITQWGDKIDQFNVQEGEEITVSIDIKSREYKGNWYTDVKAWKVERGDQTTDESEEKVIDMQDMDHDVPF from the coding sequence ATGGACTTACAGGTTAAAGGAAAGGTTATACAAATACTTGAAGAACAATCAGGCGAAGGCAAAAACGGTCCCTGGAAAAAACAAGACTTTATCCTAAAAACGCAGGGCGAATATGGGAAAAAGATCTGTATCACCCAGTGGGGAGACAAAATTGACCAGTTCAATGTGCAAGAAGGCGAAGAAATTACAGTTTCTATTGATATAAAAAGCCGTGAATATAAAGGAAACTGGTACACTGATGTTAAAGCCTGGAAAGTTGAGCGTGGGGATCAAACAACTGATGAGTCAGAAGAGAAAGTCATTGATATGCAGGATATGGATCACGATGTGCCATTTTAA
- a CDS encoding APC family permease yields MSEEHLQKDKLERTLGLPTALAIGIGTMVGAGIFVFPGIAAGYAGPAAMLSFALGGIVALLVALPTAELATAMPESGGGYYFISRSFGPLIGMVVGIAQWFGLVFASAFYLVGFGQYTVELFSKLGVSLGSPVVLVALASALVLTLINLLGTERAGDLQNSVVMALTSILTVLLGYGLLNTAGLIGTSSWPAPFFSEGMWPVFTTTAVIFTSYLGFVQIATVAGEIKEPHKTLPRALAGSVIVVMTLYILTIFVSTSVLPNDRLAELGETAMVAVSETLVGKIGAYGILGAGLLATLSSANASILSSSRAVYALSKDDFLPSFISNISERFGTPYVALYIVGVPIAAITLFGRVELLAEVASLLHLVIYGFICLSLIKLRQSEPLWFAPTYQVPGGILIPLLGAIASFGLIAMMRPLSLLLGTGVIAGAIAWYYVYARNISLDIPTPGHVVPSLREPRILLPVELMDSGESLPYYLLRAFGRLKVFLLGYKIVPEQTAPEQSREEEGEEVSEELESISDELQRYGIDVESEINYTPDISKTLARYGKEEHCQALLLPGEIQSLKRLLVPLSSLDQINVRMATLLRDLAYSSRLPITILIVGTEQEDIDVEGIQLLSREQLEMAGLKSRQIRTKKVEIPNMVKVVTQVAGDEDLLVLVESMSQEKEAFIKSTTDKIKEAVTCPTLVVLSKEEEGGSDN; encoded by the coding sequence ATGAGTGAAGAGCATCTGCAGAAAGATAAATTAGAGAGAACCCTGGGACTGCCAACGGCCCTGGCTATCGGTATCGGAACAATGGTAGGGGCCGGTATTTTTGTGTTCCCCGGAATCGCTGCCGGTTATGCCGGTCCCGCTGCGATGCTCTCTTTTGCTTTGGGAGGTATAGTAGCACTTCTGGTAGCGTTGCCCACAGCAGAGTTGGCAACTGCAATGCCCGAAAGCGGCGGTGGATATTATTTTATCTCCCGCAGTTTTGGCCCATTGATCGGCATGGTGGTAGGAATAGCCCAATGGTTCGGACTTGTTTTCGCCAGTGCCTTTTACCTGGTAGGATTTGGACAGTATACCGTTGAGCTTTTTAGCAAGCTGGGAGTGTCATTGGGCAGCCCGGTTGTATTGGTAGCATTGGCCTCGGCTCTGGTTCTTACGTTAATCAACTTGTTAGGCACCGAACGGGCCGGAGATCTGCAGAACAGTGTTGTAATGGCATTAACATCTATTCTTACCGTACTTTTAGGGTACGGATTGCTAAATACTGCCGGCCTCATTGGAACAAGCAGCTGGCCTGCCCCCTTTTTCTCTGAAGGAATGTGGCCCGTCTTTACCACAACCGCCGTCATTTTTACTTCCTACCTGGGGTTTGTACAAATTGCAACCGTAGCCGGAGAGATTAAAGAACCTCATAAAACACTGCCAAGAGCACTGGCCGGAAGTGTTATCGTGGTGATGACCCTGTATATCCTAACCATTTTCGTGAGTACCAGCGTACTTCCCAACGATCGGCTGGCAGAACTGGGAGAAACAGCGATGGTTGCCGTATCCGAAACATTGGTTGGCAAAATTGGAGCCTATGGGATTTTAGGAGCCGGGCTATTGGCCACATTATCCAGTGCTAATGCTTCTATACTAAGTTCTTCTCGGGCGGTGTATGCATTGAGTAAAGATGATTTTTTGCCCTCATTTATCAGTAATATAAGTGAGCGGTTTGGCACCCCCTATGTTGCCTTATATATTGTAGGCGTGCCCATTGCCGCTATTACCTTATTTGGTCGCGTAGAACTCCTTGCCGAGGTAGCCTCTTTGCTTCACCTTGTCATTTATGGGTTTATTTGCCTGTCGCTAATAAAGTTACGGCAATCAGAACCGCTTTGGTTCGCTCCAACCTACCAAGTGCCTGGCGGAATATTGATACCACTGCTCGGGGCAATAGCCAGCTTTGGATTGATTGCAATGATGCGTCCGCTTTCACTGCTATTGGGAACGGGAGTTATCGCGGGCGCAATAGCGTGGTATTATGTGTATGCCAGAAATATCTCTTTGGACATCCCCACACCCGGCCATGTGGTACCGTCTCTTCGTGAACCCCGAATACTATTACCTGTTGAGCTGATGGACTCCGGCGAAAGTCTTCCCTACTATTTACTGCGAGCGTTTGGGCGTCTAAAAGTATTTCTTTTAGGATATAAAATAGTGCCGGAACAAACTGCTCCCGAACAATCTCGTGAAGAAGAGGGCGAAGAGGTAAGTGAAGAGTTAGAATCAATTAGTGATGAACTACAGCGCTATGGCATCGATGTAGAGTCAGAGATCAATTATACGCCCGATATATCGAAAACACTGGCACGTTATGGGAAGGAGGAACACTGCCAGGCGTTATTGTTGCCCGGTGAAATACAATCACTAAAACGGCTGTTAGTTCCCCTATCCAGTCTCGATCAAATTAATGTGCGTATGGCAACCCTCTTGCGAGATCTCGCATATTCCAGCCGACTGCCTATAACAATCCTTATTGTGGGTACAGAACAAGAAGATATTGACGTAGAGGGGATACAGCTGTTATCCAGGGAGCAGTTGGAGATGGCGGGACTTAAATCAAGGCAGATTCGTACTAAAAAGGTAGAAATTCCTAATATGGTGAAGGTGGTTACCCAGGTAGCCGGAGATGAAGATTTGCTTGTATTGGTAGAGTCAATGTCTCAAGAAAAAGAGGCATTTATAAAAAGCACTACCGACAAAATAAAAGAGGCGGTAACGTGCCCCACGCTGGTGGTGTTGTCAAAGGAAGAAGAGGGAGGAAGTGATAATTAA
- a CDS encoding prolyl oligopeptidase family serine peptidase gives MQSKIRLPFFLVIVAFVFSCTQQKGPSASDIQYPDTKKVDTVDTYFSTEVADPYRWLEDDNAKETEAWVKAQNNVTFSYLNDIPFRDEVKKTVKTLINHEKVSAPDKHGNYYYYYKNDGLQDQDVYYRTKDLESDKEEVFLNPNNFSEDGTISMAGTSFSNDGSLMTYLISDGGSDWRKAITLNTETKEVVGDTLTDLKFTGISWKGTNGFYYSSYERPKEGEALTAANKNQKVYFHEIGTPQSEDRIVFGDDIQRRGISANLTEDERFLVLSPWKGTSGNELYVKDLESPNSDFVQLVDNFENNHSIIHSEGNRLLIYTNLGAENYRIAETTIDNPKPKDWETLIPQKEHVLNSASSAGGYLFLNYLEDAKSKVQQFTLEGKHVRDIDLPAIGSAGGFGGESEDTELYYTFTSFTYPSTVFRYDIESGTSELYEQPDVAFDPDQYETKQVFYESKDGTEVPMFIVHKKGVELDGDNPTLLYGYGGFNISLTPSFSTRWMSWLEMGGVFAMANLRGGGEYGESWHKAGIKMQKQNVFDDFIAAGEYLKAEDYTNPEKLAIMGGSNGGLLVGATMTQRPDLAKVAIPQVGVLDMLRYHKFTIGAAWASDYGRADDSKEMFEYLYGYSPYHNLEEGTSYPATLITTADHDDRVVPAHSFKFAARLQEYHTGETPVLIRIETRAGHGAGTPTSKTIKQLTDIFSFTFYNMNEEPGN, from the coding sequence ATGCAGAGCAAAATTCGACTCCCTTTCTTTTTAGTGATTGTTGCTTTCGTATTTAGTTGCACCCAACAGAAAGGCCCTTCAGCCTCCGACATTCAATATCCAGATACCAAGAAGGTAGATACTGTTGATACCTATTTTAGTACAGAAGTAGCTGATCCCTATCGCTGGCTCGAAGATGACAATGCTAAAGAGACTGAAGCTTGGGTAAAGGCCCAAAACAACGTCACTTTTTCTTACCTCAATGACATCCCATTTCGGGATGAGGTTAAGAAAACAGTTAAAACCCTTATTAACCACGAAAAAGTAAGTGCCCCCGACAAACACGGCAACTACTACTATTACTATAAAAATGACGGGCTGCAGGACCAAGATGTTTATTATCGAACCAAGGATCTGGAAAGTGATAAGGAAGAAGTATTTTTGAACCCCAACAACTTTTCTGAGGACGGGACTATTTCTATGGCCGGAACCTCCTTCTCTAATGATGGCTCACTAATGACCTATCTTATCTCTGATGGTGGGTCCGACTGGCGCAAAGCAATCACCCTTAATACCGAAACTAAAGAAGTAGTCGGTGATACCTTAACAGACTTAAAATTCACGGGTATCTCCTGGAAAGGTACTAACGGATTTTACTACAGCAGCTATGAACGTCCCAAAGAGGGCGAAGCACTTACCGCAGCTAATAAAAATCAAAAGGTCTATTTTCACGAAATTGGCACCCCACAATCCGAAGATCGCATAGTATTTGGCGATGATATTCAGCGACGCGGCATATCTGCAAATCTTACCGAAGATGAGCGTTTCCTGGTACTTTCTCCCTGGAAAGGCACCAGCGGAAATGAACTTTACGTCAAGGATCTCGAAAGTCCCAACTCCGATTTTGTACAGTTGGTAGACAACTTCGAAAATAACCACAGTATTATCCACAGCGAGGGTAACCGTCTGCTCATTTATACTAACCTGGGAGCTGAGAACTACCGCATCGCTGAAACAACCATCGATAACCCCAAACCCAAAGACTGGGAAACACTAATTCCTCAGAAGGAACATGTTCTCAATAGCGCTTCTTCTGCCGGTGGCTACCTGTTCTTGAACTATCTTGAAGATGCTAAGTCAAAAGTACAACAGTTTACGTTGGAAGGTAAGCATGTTCGGGATATAGATCTTCCCGCTATTGGATCGGCCGGCGGCTTCGGAGGAGAGTCTGAGGATACCGAACTCTATTACACCTTTACCTCTTTTACCTATCCCAGTACAGTTTTTCGGTATGACATTGAATCAGGCACTTCTGAGCTTTATGAGCAACCCGACGTTGCATTTGATCCTGATCAGTATGAAACCAAGCAGGTATTCTATGAAAGTAAAGACGGTACGGAAGTTCCCATGTTCATTGTCCATAAAAAAGGAGTTGAGCTAGATGGGGATAACCCCACCCTGCTGTATGGCTACGGTGGATTTAATATCAGTCTGACCCCCTCTTTCAGCACCCGATGGATGTCATGGCTGGAAATGGGCGGCGTTTTTGCGATGGCTAATCTGCGTGGCGGTGGTGAATATGGAGAAAGCTGGCATAAAGCCGGTATCAAGATGCAGAAACAGAATGTATTTGATGATTTCATCGCAGCAGGGGAATACCTTAAAGCTGAAGACTACACCAACCCCGAGAAGCTGGCTATTATGGGTGGTTCTAACGGTGGACTGCTGGTTGGTGCTACTATGACCCAGCGTCCCGACCTTGCCAAAGTTGCCATTCCACAGGTAGGAGTGCTAGATATGCTTCGCTACCACAAATTTACCATTGGAGCGGCATGGGCCTCTGATTATGGTCGCGCCGATGATTCTAAAGAGATGTTTGAATATCTTTACGGATACTCTCCCTATCACAATCTCGAAGAAGGTACCTCCTACCCGGCCACTCTTATTACTACCGCAGATCATGATGACCGGGTGGTTCCTGCTCACTCCTTTAAGTTTGCGGCTCGTCTGCAAGAATATCATACCGGTGAAACTCCTGTATTGATCCGTATTGAGACACGCGCTGGCCACGGAGCAGGCACTCCAACCAGTAAAACAATTAAGCAGCTTACTGATATCTTTTCGTTTACCTTCTATAACATGAATGAAGAACCGGGAAATTAA